The Pseudomonadota bacterium genome contains a region encoding:
- the ybgF gene encoding tol-pal system protein YbgF: MRTIIRLKPILSILAFSPFLIQCVASTQDVKNLDLRLRSMDNKLINMDRGMNDLKEETTNRANKNSVEALQKNLADTANTIDQLRTKLLQVKGQMEENAHQYQKLQETGNDYRDSMSGRLHDLNTAIENLRLSLDEQSKKHQELETRILANEVLIKQNANGIDSLRQARADAAAEQAKKAAEAAAIAARRAEEARERARLQAEAEEKARKAEAEAAAKARKRTSSPATVKLIEPEKEKKTVSQKTSTNKPSAAKAQSAASSKSSAAGNPYEKGMELFNAKKYQDAYASFSEYVEKFPTGDLVANARFWLGDSLYNQQEYELAILEYQKVIAEFPKHDKSPAALLKQGLAFEKLKDLETAKLVYYKLTDDYPESDQAETARSRLKVLK; this comes from the coding sequence ATGCGCACGATCATCCGGCTCAAACCCATCCTGTCAATTCTCGCCTTTTCTCCTTTCCTGATTCAATGTGTCGCCTCGACCCAGGACGTCAAGAACCTCGACCTGCGGCTCCGTTCCATGGACAACAAGCTGATCAACATGGACCGGGGGATGAATGACCTCAAGGAAGAGACCACCAACCGGGCCAACAAGAACTCGGTTGAGGCCCTGCAGAAAAATCTGGCCGACACCGCAAACACCATCGACCAGTTACGGACCAAGCTCCTGCAGGTCAAGGGCCAGATGGAAGAAAATGCCCATCAATACCAGAAACTTCAGGAAACCGGCAACGACTATCGCGACAGCATGTCGGGCCGTCTGCATGACCTGAACACGGCCATTGAAAACTTACGGCTCTCCCTTGATGAACAAAGCAAAAAGCACCAGGAACTGGAAACGAGAATTCTCGCCAATGAAGTTCTGATTAAACAGAACGCAAACGGGATAGACAGTCTCAGACAGGCCAGAGCAGATGCCGCCGCCGAACAGGCGAAAAAAGCGGCCGAAGCTGCGGCGATTGCGGCACGAAGGGCCGAGGAAGCCCGTGAGAGAGCAAGATTGCAGGCCGAGGCGGAAGAAAAAGCCAGAAAAGCGGAAGCGGAAGCCGCAGCCAAAGCCCGGAAGCGGACCTCCTCACCGGCCACGGTGAAACTCATTGAACCGGAGAAAGAAAAGAAAACGGTCAGCCAGAAAACTTCCACCAACAAACCGTCTGCCGCAAAAGCCCAGAGTGCTGCGAGCAGCAAATCCTCCGCCGCCGGCAACCCTTACGAAAAAGGAATGGAACTCTTCAATGCCAAAAAGTATCAGGACGCCTATGCCTCATTCTCGGAGTATGTCGAGAAATTCCCCACCGGTGATCTGGTGGCAAATGCCAGGTTCTGGCTGGGTGACAGCCTCTACAACCAGCAGGAATACGAACTGGCCATCCTGGAATACCAGAAGGTGATCGCCGAATTCCCGAAACACGACAAGTCCCCCGCCGCGTTGCTCAAACAGGGCCTGGCCTTCGAAAAGCTCAAGGACCTCGAGACCGCCAAACTGGTTTACTACAAACTGACCGATGATTATCCGGAGAGTGACCAGGCTGAAACCGCCAGGTCCAGACTGAAGGTGTTGAAATAA
- the tolB gene encoding Tol-Pal system beta propeller repeat protein TolB has product MKNLLIKTLFTLSFLLCMSSARAAIIIDVTSAELRKVPTAVPFFININRQEVIEDRGREMAALLAEALVFHGFISIIPPDDYGGVQTANWLDLAADFAVLGNYQEDEKGLVIEVRLIDVTTGRMILGRRYRGKADKIREMILKFCDEIIFKMTGDKGVSRTSIAFVSDKTGSKEIYITDIFGDQLRQVTKHKGIAVSPRFSPDGRYLSYTSYHKGNPNLYITDLSQSKVTTPISQRRGLNMAPAWHPDGTKMAVTLSPDGNPDLYLIDTSGNILSRLTEHEGINVSPSWSPDGRRLAFVSDRSGSPQIYVMDVNTRTAQRITFVGSYNTTPSWSPDNNLIAYSGHYENMYHIYVISPEGGRPTRLTRFWGDHESPSWSPDSRQIVFSRRRGDEQNICSIFRNGSGFKVLFDWDGEETMPQWSPREER; this is encoded by the coding sequence ATGAAAAACCTGCTGATCAAAACACTTTTCACCCTTTCTTTTCTACTCTGTATGTCGTCCGCCCGGGCCGCAATCATCATCGACGTGACTTCGGCCGAGCTGCGCAAGGTCCCCACCGCGGTTCCTTTTTTCATCAACATCAACCGGCAGGAAGTCATCGAGGACCGGGGCCGCGAGATGGCCGCCCTTCTCGCGGAGGCCCTCGTCTTCCATGGTTTCATCTCCATTATCCCTCCCGATGATTACGGCGGAGTCCAGACCGCGAACTGGCTCGACCTGGCGGCGGACTTTGCGGTGCTCGGCAATTATCAGGAAGATGAGAAGGGGCTGGTTATTGAAGTGCGCCTGATCGATGTCACCACCGGCAGAATGATTCTCGGAAGGAGATACCGGGGTAAAGCCGACAAGATCCGGGAGATGATCCTGAAATTCTGCGACGAGATCATTTTCAAAATGACCGGAGATAAGGGCGTGAGCCGCACCAGCATTGCCTTTGTTTCGGACAAGACCGGCAGCAAGGAGATCTATATTACCGATATTTTCGGTGACCAGCTGCGCCAGGTCACCAAGCATAAGGGCATCGCGGTCTCCCCGCGCTTTTCCCCCGACGGCAGGTATTTAAGTTACACTTCCTACCACAAGGGCAACCCGAACCTGTACATCACCGATCTCTCCCAGAGCAAAGTCACCACCCCGATCTCCCAACGGCGGGGGCTGAACATGGCCCCGGCCTGGCATCCGGACGGCACGAAAATGGCCGTCACCTTAAGCCCGGACGGCAATCCGGACCTTTACCTGATCGACACCTCGGGCAATATCCTAAGCCGTCTCACCGAACACGAAGGGATCAACGTTTCTCCGAGCTGGTCGCCGGACGGCAGGAGGCTCGCCTTTGTCTCAGACCGCAGCGGCAGCCCCCAGATCTATGTGATGGATGTCAACACCCGTACCGCCCAGAGGATCACCTTTGTCGGATCCTACAACACCACCCCCTCCTGGTCGCCCGACAACAATCTGATCGCCTATTCCGGTCACTATGAGAACATGTATCATATTTATGTGATCAGCCCCGAGGGGGGGCGCCCCACCCGGCTGACCCGATTCTGGGGAGACCATGAATCTCCGAGCTGGTCACCCGACAGCCGGCAGATCGTCTTTTCCAGACGACGGGGAGATGAACAGAATATCTGTTCCATTTTCAGAAACGGCTCCGGTTTCAAGGTCCTTTTCGACTGGGACGGCGAAGAGACCATGCCGCAATGGTCGCCCCGGGAAGAGCGATAG
- a CDS encoding cell envelope integrity protein TolA: MRARLTALIDDLHYFLSDLRTFLNPRSAAAGLGDCWDDLRHDREQRTPFLLTVAVHAGAILFTIFGPLIIWSEPTIPEVYTVELYQAVEPPPEVQKVVIREKAPPPPPPVPEPAPAAKLPAVSLSPLKQKLALEKAEREKEKLRQELIKTRMEQVKLDFMKEQAEKEARKAANTAVSRISDLYRREKEYSEAQAITTPDAQTVPDAPPSDSRSRAREMEAIDRYKAQLVQHIDKFWKLPELKEWSDELECVMIIRVNRDGSVISSYFKKRSADSRFNQYVQKAVDDATPLPPFPIDLPQQNDEIHVTFYPGGLL; the protein is encoded by the coding sequence ATGAGAGCGCGTTTAACCGCCCTGATAGATGATCTCCATTATTTCCTTTCCGACCTCCGCACCTTCCTGAACCCGAGGTCGGCAGCGGCCGGTCTGGGTGACTGCTGGGATGATCTCCGCCATGACCGTGAGCAGCGGACCCCTTTCCTGCTGACGGTGGCAGTGCATGCCGGGGCAATCCTGTTCACCATCTTCGGGCCGCTGATCATCTGGTCCGAACCGACCATTCCGGAAGTCTATACGGTTGAACTGTACCAGGCCGTCGAACCACCTCCCGAAGTGCAGAAGGTCGTGATCAGGGAAAAGGCCCCCCCTCCCCCCCCACCGGTACCGGAACCTGCGCCGGCGGCAAAACTGCCGGCTGTTTCCCTGAGTCCCCTGAAGCAGAAACTGGCCCTGGAGAAGGCGGAACGGGAAAAGGAAAAACTCCGCCAGGAGCTGATCAAGACCCGGATGGAACAGGTGAAACTTGATTTCATGAAGGAGCAGGCGGAAAAAGAGGCCCGCAAGGCAGCAAATACGGCGGTGAGCCGGATTTCCGACCTCTATCGCAGGGAAAAGGAATATTCCGAGGCCCAGGCAATCACCACTCCCGATGCCCAGACGGTTCCCGATGCCCCGCCATCCGACTCCAGAAGCAGGGCCAGGGAAATGGAGGCGATCGACAGGTACAAGGCGCAACTGGTCCAGCATATCGACAAGTTCTGGAAACTGCCCGAACTGAAGGAGTGGAGCGACGAACTCGAATGTGTGATGATCATCAGGGTCAACCGCGACGGCAGTGTGATTTCGAGCTATTTCAAGAAACGGTCCGCCGACAGCCGTTTTAACCAGTATGTTCAGAAGGCTGTTGACGATGCAACCCCCCTGCCTCCGTTTCCCATTGATCTGCCCCAGCAGAACGACGAAATTCATGTGACTTTTTATCCCGGCGGGTTATTGTAA
- the tolR gene encoding protein TolR has translation MGFTPRNGKSGLVAEINVTPLVDVMLVLLIIFMVTAPMMSQGVDVDLPETTARPLPQKVKPVIISISDKGELTIDRISVNRELFRQKLARLSEKDRERPVFLNADKKVAYGLVVSIMADIKDAGFDKLGMITRPLYDKAGK, from the coding sequence ATGGGTTTTACCCCGCGAAACGGCAAAAGCGGCCTGGTGGCCGAAATCAATGTGACCCCGCTGGTCGATGTCATGCTGGTGCTCCTGATCATCTTCATGGTCACCGCGCCGATGATGAGCCAGGGCGTGGATGTTGATCTGCCCGAGACCACCGCCCGGCCACTGCCGCAGAAAGTCAAGCCGGTGATCATCTCCATCAGTGACAAAGGCGAGCTGACCATCGACCGGATCAGCGTCAACCGGGAACTGTTCAGGCAGAAACTGGCCAGGCTCTCCGAGAAAGACCGGGAACGGCCGGTCTTCCTGAATGCCGACAAGAAAGTGGCCTACGGGCTGGTGGTCTCGATCATGGCCGACATCAAGGACGCCGGTTTCGACAAGCTGGGGATGATCACCAGGCCCCTCTACGACAAAGCTGGAAAATGA
- the tolQ gene encoding protein TolQ → MFWHAGLMVKSVMLLLLFFSLGSWYIIFKKHMLFKKIVVDTGAFAKSFWSSKSLVEAHKALSDKSNSPEAAIFRAGYNELQKIKASRPGSSTDASLEMRLAGIDNLKRSLSKAETSELNRVSRNLAFLATTGSATPFIGLFGTVWGIMTSFHEIGKIGSASLAVVAPGISEALVATAAGLAVAIPAVIFYNYYSNKVAELEGQMQSFSADFLNLVERDLIARN, encoded by the coding sequence ATGTTCTGGCACGCGGGACTGATGGTCAAATCCGTCATGCTCCTGCTCCTGTTTTTCTCGCTGGGTTCATGGTACATCATCTTCAAGAAGCACATGCTCTTTAAAAAGATCGTGGTCGACACCGGAGCCTTTGCCAAATCGTTCTGGAGTTCAAAAAGCCTGGTCGAGGCCCACAAGGCTTTGTCCGACAAGAGCAACAGCCCGGAGGCCGCCATCTTCAGGGCCGGCTACAATGAACTCCAGAAGATCAAGGCGAGCAGACCCGGCAGCAGCACCGACGCCTCTCTGGAAATGCGTCTGGCCGGGATCGACAACCTCAAGCGGTCACTGTCAAAGGCGGAAACTTCCGAATTAAACCGGGTGAGCCGCAATCTTGCCTTTCTCGCAACCACCGGCAGCGCCACCCCGTTCATCGGGCTGTTCGGCACCGTCTGGGGGATCATGACCTCTTTTCATGAGATCGGCAAAATCGGCTCCGCCTCCCTGGCCGTTGTCGCGCCCGGCATCTCCGAGGCGCTGGTCGCGACCGCTGCGGGTCTGGCCGTAGCGATCCCGGCGGTAATCTTCTACAATTACTATTCCAACAAGGTGGCCGAACTGGAAGGGCAGATGCAGTCTTTCTCCGCCGATTTCCTGAATCTGGTCGAACGCGACCTCATCGCCAGAAACTGA
- a CDS encoding homoserine dehydrogenase, which produces MKTINVGLIGFGTVGSGTAEVLLQQAERLESRAGLSLRLKTVADIMVDTLPPQFSGVTLTKNVEDIFGDPEIDIVIELIGGIEPAKTFILKAIAAGKHVVTANKALISQHGREIFNAAAEKGVEVGFEASVGGGIPVIKALKEGLVANKIVSIMGIMNGTSNYILNKMTEEGAPFEEVLAEAQAIGYAEADPTYDIEGIDTAHKLVILMCLAYGMQVDLAEVSTEGISRIEPVDIEFAREFGYRIKLLAVSVNHGDHVEARVHPTMVPEKHMLANIGGAYNGIHFTGDMVGNVLLYGLGAGKMPTGSAVVADAVDIARNIVNGSINRVPSLSYRPEKIRPGKITPMDQLRCPYYFRITAADKPGVLSTLSGILGKNGISIESVIQMGRQKGGNVPVVIRTYEASESSVRAALAEIDGLAICPAPTVKIRILLDE; this is translated from the coding sequence ATGAAGACTATTAATGTAGGGCTCATAGGTTTTGGCACAGTCGGTTCCGGTACCGCCGAAGTCCTTCTGCAGCAGGCGGAACGCCTTGAAAGCAGGGCCGGGCTGTCGCTCCGCCTCAAAACGGTGGCCGATATTATGGTCGATACGCTTCCCCCGCAATTTTCCGGGGTGACGCTGACCAAAAATGTTGAGGATATTTTCGGTGATCCGGAGATCGATATCGTGATCGAACTGATCGGCGGCATCGAACCGGCAAAGACCTTCATCCTGAAAGCGATTGCCGCCGGCAAACATGTGGTGACCGCCAACAAGGCGCTGATCTCCCAGCACGGCAGGGAAATCTTCAACGCCGCGGCCGAAAAGGGGGTCGAGGTCGGTTTCGAGGCGAGCGTCGGCGGCGGCATCCCGGTGATCAAGGCCTTGAAAGAGGGGCTGGTCGCCAACAAAATCGTCTCGATCATGGGGATCATGAACGGGACCAGCAACTATATCCTGAACAAGATGACCGAGGAAGGCGCCCCTTTCGAGGAGGTCCTTGCCGAAGCCCAGGCCATCGGCTATGCCGAGGCTGATCCGACCTACGATATCGAAGGGATCGATACCGCCCACAAACTGGTGATCCTGATGTGTCTCGCCTACGGGATGCAGGTGGACCTCGCCGAGGTGAGCACCGAAGGGATCAGCCGGATCGAGCCGGTGGACATCGAGTTCGCCCGTGAGTTCGGCTACCGGATCAAGCTCCTGGCGGTGAGCGTCAATCACGGCGATCATGTCGAGGCGCGGGTCCATCCGACGATGGTGCCCGAAAAGCACATGCTCGCGAACATCGGCGGCGCTTATAACGGGATTCATTTCACCGGGGACATGGTCGGCAATGTCCTGCTCTACGGCCTGGGGGCCGGGAAGATGCCGACCGGCAGCGCGGTGGTTGCCGATGCGGTTGATATCGCCCGCAATATCGTCAACGGCTCGATCAACCGGGTGCCGAGCCTTTCGTACCGGCCGGAAAAAATCAGGCCGGGAAAAATCACCCCGATGGACCAGCTGCGCTGTCCCTATTACTTCAGAATCACCGCCGCCGACAAACCGGGGGTGCTCTCCACCCTTTCCGGCATCCTCGGCAAGAACGGGATCAGTATCGAATCGGTCATCCAGATGGGGCGGCAGAAGGGCGGCAATGTGCCGGTGGTGATCCGGACCTATGAAGCAAGTGAGTCTTCGGTGCGCGCGGCCCTCGCCGAAATCGACGGTCTTGCGATCTGTCCGGCCCCGACCGTGAAGATCAGAATCCTGCTGGATGAGTAA
- a CDS encoding cofactor-independent phosphoglycerate mutase encodes MKTVILIGDGMGDLPLAELGNRTPLQYAETPTMDYLATHGELAMLKTVPDTLEPGSDVANLSLLGYRPEKYYSGRAPLEAASMGITLAADETAFRCNLVNLFERADGEIIMADYSGGHITTADARELIKGLKEQLDSDRFTFYPGISYRHLLVVKGEISLCTTPPHDHSGKPVTTFWGHYQKSPLAGLVVKAREILAAHSVNRGRAAAGKVPANGIWLWGEGKTPSMPTLHELYGLEGGLISAVDLLKGIGVCAGLEIINVPGATGYIDTNYQGKAAAAIKVLEKKDFVVVHVEGPDEASHQGNLKDKITAIEDFDAKIVKPVYDSLQQSGCDYRLAVAMDHYTPISTRTHDRHPVPLVIFSSDRTSSSGLAYTEADAESTGRSYDNGEEFFKRLMGQG; translated from the coding sequence GTGAAAACAGTCATTCTCATCGGCGACGGGATGGGTGACCTGCCGCTGGCGGAGCTTGGCAACAGGACCCCGCTGCAGTATGCCGAGACCCCGACCATGGACTATCTCGCCACCCACGGCGAGCTGGCGATGCTGAAAACGGTGCCCGACACCCTGGAGCCCGGCAGCGATGTCGCCAATCTCTCCCTGCTCGGCTATCGCCCGGAAAAGTACTATTCCGGCCGGGCCCCCCTGGAGGCGGCGAGTATGGGGATCACGCTTGCGGCCGATGAAACCGCCTTCCGCTGCAATCTGGTGAATCTTTTCGAACGCGCGGACGGCGAGATCATCATGGCCGATTACAGCGGCGGCCATATCACCACCGCCGACGCGCGGGAGCTCATCAAAGGCCTCAAGGAACAACTCGATTCGGACCGTTTCACCTTTTATCCCGGCATCAGCTATCGCCATCTGCTGGTGGTCAAGGGTGAGATCAGTCTGTGTACCACCCCCCCGCACGATCACTCCGGGAAACCGGTCACCACCTTCTGGGGCCATTATCAGAAGAGCCCGCTGGCCGGGCTGGTCGTGAAGGCGAGGGAGATTCTCGCCGCACATTCCGTCAACCGGGGCCGTGCCGCCGCCGGAAAAGTGCCGGCCAACGGAATCTGGCTCTGGGGCGAGGGAAAAACGCCTTCGATGCCGACCCTGCACGAACTGTACGGGCTCGAAGGCGGCCTGATTTCGGCCGTGGACCTCCTGAAGGGGATCGGGGTCTGTGCGGGTCTTGAGATCATCAATGTCCCGGGCGCCACGGGCTATATCGACACCAACTACCAGGGCAAGGCGGCTGCGGCGATTAAAGTCCTTGAGAAGAAGGATTTCGTGGTGGTCCATGTGGAAGGACCGGACGAAGCCTCGCACCAGGGGAATCTCAAAGACAAGATCACCGCCATCGAGGATTTTGATGCGAAGATCGTCAAACCCGTCTACGACTCTCTGCAGCAGTCGGGTTGCGATTACCGGCTGGCCGTGGCGATGGATCATTATACCCCCATCAGCACCCGGACCCACGACCGTCATCCGGTCCCGCTGGTGATCTTCTCTTCCGACCGGACATCGTCTTCTGGTCTCGCCTACACTGAAGCGGACGCCGAGAGCACCGGCCGCAGCTACGACAACGGCGAGGAATTTTTCAAACGACTGATGGGGCAGGGCTGA